One part of the Verrucomicrobiia bacterium genome encodes these proteins:
- a CDS encoding UDP-glucose/GDP-mannose dehydrogenase family protein codes for MKLTIIGTGYVGLVTGACFAEVGHRVICVDNDAAKVQVLQAGGIPIYEPGLKELVARNAGCGRLTFTNSTSDGVDSSDVIFIAVPTPPQADGSVDLSFIEKVAREIAASMTGYKIVVDKSTVPVQTGDKVAETIKRYCKAKVDFDVVSNPEFLREGFAVEDLMKPDRIVVGVRSQRPVPAMREIYAPFKAPVIVTDINSAELIKHASNSFLALKISYINAISVLCEATGANVQEVANGMGMDDRIGRRFLNASLGFGGSCFPKDLSAFVKIAEQVGYNFGLLKEVQTINAEQMNRFIKKISDTLWVLKDKRIGVLGLAFKQNTDDVRMSPAIELCQRLQKEGALLRVHDPKAMDKARLLLKDVAFVQDMNEVADGCDALVVATEWEEFKKLDLDHARKALTHPIMFDGRNLFDPAEMERLGFIYKSIGR; via the coding sequence ATGAAGTTGACCATCATCGGGACTGGCTACGTCGGTCTGGTGACCGGCGCCTGCTTTGCAGAGGTGGGTCATCGGGTCATCTGTGTCGATAACGATGCGGCCAAAGTTCAGGTCCTTCAGGCCGGGGGCATTCCCATCTACGAGCCGGGTCTTAAGGAATTAGTGGCTCGCAATGCCGGTTGCGGGCGTTTGACCTTTACCAACAGCACGTCCGATGGCGTTGATAGCTCGGACGTCATCTTCATCGCAGTCCCAACACCGCCCCAGGCGGACGGGTCTGTCGATTTGAGTTTCATTGAGAAAGTGGCGCGCGAAATAGCCGCTTCGATGACCGGCTATAAGATCGTCGTGGATAAAAGCACGGTGCCGGTTCAAACCGGCGACAAGGTGGCTGAAACCATCAAGCGCTATTGCAAGGCCAAGGTCGATTTCGATGTGGTCAGCAACCCCGAGTTTCTGCGGGAAGGTTTTGCCGTCGAGGACCTGATGAAGCCGGACCGGATCGTCGTTGGGGTTCGCTCCCAGCGGCCTGTCCCAGCAATGAGGGAGATTTACGCGCCCTTTAAAGCGCCAGTGATTGTGACGGACATCAACTCCGCCGAACTCATCAAGCATGCCTCCAATTCGTTCCTGGCCCTGAAGATTTCGTACATCAACGCCATTTCAGTCCTCTGTGAAGCCACGGGGGCCAACGTTCAGGAGGTCGCCAATGGCATGGGCATGGACGACCGCATCGGGCGGCGGTTCTTGAATGCGTCCCTTGGGTTCGGCGGGAGCTGTTTTCCCAAGGACCTGAGCGCCTTTGTTAAAATCGCCGAGCAGGTCGGCTACAATTTCGGGCTGCTCAAAGAGGTCCAGACGATTAACGCCGAGCAGATGAACCGGTTCATTAAAAAGATCAGCGATACACTTTGGGTGCTGAAAGATAAGCGGATTGGCGTGCTCGGCCTGGCTTTTAAGCAAAACACCGACGACGTGCGGATGTCGCCCGCCATTGAGTTATGCCAACGGCTCCAAAAGGAAGGCGCCCTCCTGCGCGTCCATGATCCCAAGGCTATGGACAAAGCCAGGCTGCTCCTTAAGGACGTGGCCTTTGTCCAAGACATGAACGAGGTGGCCGATGGCTGTGATGCCCTGGTGGTGGCCACCGAATGGGAGGAATTCAAAAAGCTGGACCTGGACCATGCCCGCAAGGCCCTCACACATCCCATTATGTTCGATGGTCGCAATCTGTTCGACCCTGCGGAAATGGAGCGCCTTGGGTTTATCTATAAGAGCATCGGACGCTGA
- a CDS encoding tetratricopeptide repeat protein produces MQAKAAQLPLSDRLLGWFETNKKAALWGGAAIILAGLVIGFFNWQHEQKELAASEALSRVASGQLGQAQRSDMAQAYLKVEATYPNSSAAARASLLAAGSFFVAGNYSEAQAEFERFIRDYHDNPLLGEAQLGVATCLDAEGKTDPAIAAYKDLIARHTGEAFIPQAKFSLARLYMAQNKPDQARDLLEEVERTDPFYGPEAGMRIEEINAKFPKAASPAASLTAPVSPAVGIPPISGSNVPARSETK; encoded by the coding sequence ATGCAAGCAAAAGCAGCACAATTGCCACTCTCGGACAGGTTATTGGGGTGGTTCGAAACGAATAAGAAAGCAGCCCTTTGGGGTGGGGCAGCGATCATTTTGGCTGGGCTGGTGATTGGTTTTTTTAACTGGCAACATGAACAAAAGGAATTAGCCGCCAGTGAGGCCCTATCGCGGGTGGCCTCCGGGCAGCTTGGCCAGGCGCAGCGTTCCGATATGGCCCAGGCCTACTTGAAAGTCGAGGCCACTTATCCCAATTCTTCCGCTGCTGCGCGCGCCTCGCTGTTGGCCGCCGGGAGCTTCTTCGTCGCGGGCAACTATTCTGAAGCGCAGGCAGAGTTCGAGCGTTTTATCCGGGATTATCACGACAACCCTTTGTTGGGTGAGGCGCAATTAGGGGTGGCGACTTGCCTTGACGCTGAAGGCAAAACCGACCCGGCCATCGCGGCCTACAAGGACCTTATCGCGCGGCACACGGGGGAGGCCTTTATTCCGCAGGCTAAGTTCTCCCTGGCACGCCTGTACATGGCGCAGAATAAACCCGACCAGGCCCGCGACCTCCTGGAAGAAGTCGAGCGGACAGACCCCTTTTACGGCCCCGAAGCCGGCATGCGAATCGAGGAGATCAATGCGAAATTCCCCAAAGCCGCTTCACCTGCGGCCAGCTTGACTGCCCCCGTGTCGCCTGCGGTTGGCATTCCGCCCATATCGGGTTCAAACGTTCCCGCGCGCTCGGAGACCAAATAA
- a CDS encoding NAD(P)-binding domain-containing protein has translation MKIGIIGAGNIGRALIRHFTRLGHDVVMANSRGPATLADFAKETGAKAVTVDEAPRGRDLVVVTIPEGRIPDLPRGLFKDAPANLIVIDTGNYYPRQRDRKIEGIENGLVESRWVEQQLGRPVIKVFNNIYAEHLANRGKPPGTPGRIALPVAGDDAKAKETVMKLVNDIGFDPVDAGGLDESWRQQPGTPVYAADFDAEGVRRALAQAKPERKPEWRA, from the coding sequence GTGAAAATTGGAATCATTGGAGCGGGGAACATTGGCAGGGCTCTCATCCGTCATTTCACCCGTTTGGGACACGATGTGGTAATGGCCAACTCGCGAGGCCCTGCAACCCTTGCCGATTTTGCAAAGGAGACCGGCGCTAAAGCTGTGACGGTCGATGAGGCGCCACGCGGGCGCGACTTGGTGGTCGTCACCATTCCGGAAGGCAGAATTCCGGACCTCCCGCGGGGACTGTTCAAAGACGCGCCTGCCAACCTGATTGTTATTGATACCGGCAATTACTACCCGCGACAACGGGATAGGAAAATCGAGGGCATTGAGAATGGATTAGTTGAAAGCCGCTGGGTGGAACAACAACTGGGCCGCCCGGTCATTAAGGTGTTCAATAATATTTACGCCGAACACCTGGCGAATCGAGGCAAACCTCCAGGAACTCCGGGTCGAATTGCCCTGCCTGTCGCTGGCGACGATGCCAAAGCCAAAGAAACAGTGATGAAGCTGGTCAACGACATCGGCTTTGACCCCGTGGACGCAGGTGGACTGGACGAATCCTGGCGTCAGCAACCGGGAACGCCCGTTTACGCGGCAGATTTTGATGCTGAGGGTGTCCGCCGGGCCTTGGCCCAGGCAAAGCCAGAACGCAAGCCCGAGTGGCGCGCCTAA
- the argJ gene encoding bifunctional glutamate N-acetyltransferase/amino-acid acetyltransferase ArgJ — protein MKIKIVPGSVTTPKGFMASGVFCDIKRLGTGKGSDKGHKRDLALIVSEAPAALAGMFTTNQVCAAPVKLCLARIGQGRARAIVVNSGNANACTGKQGMQDALDMAAFAEQALDLPRGSALVGSTGRIGVPLPMDNVRAGIIEAAVELGSSAAHAAQAAEAIMTSDTRAKQIAVEFKLSGRTVRLGGICKGAGMIQPGMSANAARPAARPLHATMLCFLTTDAAIQSAALRATLREAVALSFNRITVDGDMSTNDTVLVLANGLAGNPPVRINAKGRAKAPGPARSLFQAALNQVCLELAKMIVRDGEGVSRFVTVRVRGARSAAEADAAARAVANSALVKTSWHGGDPNWGRIIDALGYSRAKVIEEKVDIGYSAPGAPRIVWSLKQGQPTRTSFEALCAAVAGKEFDLHINLNIGPAGALMYAADLTEEYVEFNKGDVNDPASLGG, from the coding sequence ATGAAAATTAAAATCGTTCCCGGTTCGGTAACGACTCCGAAAGGGTTCATGGCCTCCGGCGTATTTTGCGATATCAAGCGCCTGGGCACCGGGAAAGGCTCAGACAAAGGACACAAGCGGGACCTCGCCCTCATTGTTTCGGAGGCGCCCGCCGCCCTCGCCGGCATGTTCACCACCAACCAGGTCTGCGCCGCCCCGGTCAAGCTGTGCCTGGCGCGCATCGGCCAAGGCCGCGCCCGCGCCATCGTCGTCAACTCCGGCAATGCCAATGCCTGCACCGGCAAGCAGGGAATGCAAGACGCCCTCGATATGGCCGCCTTTGCTGAACAAGCCCTGGACTTGCCGCGCGGTTCGGCATTGGTCGGTTCCACGGGCCGAATTGGTGTGCCATTGCCGATGGACAATGTGCGGGCTGGGATTATCGAAGCCGCCGTTGAACTGGGCTCCTCTGCGGCTCACGCGGCGCAGGCTGCCGAAGCCATCATGACCAGCGATACGCGGGCCAAACAAATCGCAGTCGAGTTCAAATTGTCGGGCCGGACCGTCCGCCTTGGGGGCATTTGCAAAGGGGCCGGTATGATCCAGCCGGGGATGAGCGCCAACGCGGCGCGGCCTGCGGCCCGCCCGCTGCATGCCACCATGCTTTGCTTCTTAACAACCGATGCGGCCATCCAATCCGCCGCGTTGCGAGCCACATTGCGCGAGGCGGTGGCATTGAGCTTCAATCGCATTACAGTCGATGGAGACATGAGCACCAATGACACGGTGCTCGTGCTTGCAAATGGCCTGGCAGGAAATCCGCCCGTCAGAATCAACGCAAAAGGGCGAGCCAAAGCGCCGGGGCCCGCGCGGTCCCTGTTTCAGGCTGCGCTCAACCAGGTTTGTCTCGAATTGGCCAAGATGATCGTGCGCGATGGCGAAGGCGTTTCGCGGTTCGTCACCGTGCGCGTCCGTGGCGCCCGGAGCGCAGCCGAGGCGGACGCGGCGGCGCGAGCGGTGGCCAATAGCGCCCTGGTAAAGACAAGCTGGCATGGAGGCGACCCGAACTGGGGGCGCATCATCGACGCCCTCGGCTATAGCCGCGCCAAAGTCATCGAGGAGAAAGTCGATATCGGCTACAGCGCCCCGGGAGCGCCCCGGATTGTTTGGAGCCTCAAACAAGGCCAGCCCACCCGGACGAGCTTTGAAGCCCTTTGCGCCGCTGTGGCTGGGAAGGAATTTGACCTGCACATAAACCTCAATATCGGGCCGGCTGGCGCCCTCATGTACGCCGCCGACCTGACCGAGGAATACGTCGAATTCAATAAAGGCGACGTCAATGACCCGGCCTCGTTGGGCGGGTGA
- a CDS encoding aminoglycoside phosphotransferase family protein: MAYQEKQLQEISKKFQIYGEILHAETLKIGHINETYTATYDQGGTRVRYIHQKINKSVFKNPASVMKNVMRVTTHLRKKLESRNARDLTRRSLVVIPTRDGKSFFQNGGSEVWRTFVFVEGVETYEAVQSPQQAYQAGRAFGEFQHSLVDLPGERLFETIPNFHHTRKRFGALQQAIQNDHYNRAKDAQAEIRFALNHEPVVDVILNAMAKGRIPERITHNDTKFNNVMLDVLTGEAMCIVDLDTVMPGCALYDFGDMVRTTTSPTLEDELDLSKVKMQMPMFKKLAEGYLSTAGQFLTKAEKSHIAFSGKLITFEIGLRFLTDFLSGDTYFRIHRPAHNLDRCRTQFKLVESIERHEEAMQNYADRL; this comes from the coding sequence ATGGCTTACCAGGAAAAACAACTGCAGGAGATTTCGAAAAAGTTCCAAATCTACGGCGAAATCCTCCACGCCGAAACGTTGAAGATTGGGCACATTAACGAGACGTACACCGCCACATACGATCAGGGCGGCACGCGGGTGCGTTACATTCATCAGAAGATTAACAAGAGTGTGTTCAAAAACCCGGCATCGGTGATGAAGAATGTGATGCGGGTCACCACGCATCTGCGCAAGAAGCTGGAAAGCCGCAACGCGCGCGATCTCACCCGGCGCTCGTTGGTGGTTATCCCCACCCGGGATGGGAAGTCCTTTTTCCAGAACGGCGGGAGCGAGGTGTGGCGGACGTTTGTTTTTGTGGAAGGGGTTGAGACATACGAAGCGGTGCAGTCGCCTCAGCAGGCTTACCAGGCGGGCCGGGCCTTCGGCGAGTTTCAGCATTCGCTGGTCGATTTGCCCGGGGAACGGCTGTTTGAGACGATCCCCAATTTCCACCATACCCGCAAGCGCTTCGGCGCGCTCCAGCAAGCCATCCAAAACGACCACTACAACCGCGCCAAAGACGCCCAGGCAGAAATCCGGTTTGCGCTGAACCACGAACCGGTGGTCGATGTGATTTTAAACGCCATGGCCAAGGGGCGCATCCCGGAGCGGATTACGCATAATGACACCAAGTTCAACAATGTGATGCTCGACGTGTTGACCGGCGAGGCCATGTGCATCGTGGACCTGGATACCGTCATGCCTGGATGCGCTTTGTATGATTTTGGCGACATGGTCCGCACGACCACCAGCCCAACTCTCGAAGACGAACTGGACCTGTCGAAGGTCAAAATGCAAATGCCGATGTTCAAGAAGCTGGCTGAGGGCTATCTCTCAACCGCCGGCCAATTCCTCACCAAGGCCGAGAAATCGCACATCGCGTTTTCCGGCAAGCTGATCACCTTCGAGATTGGTTTGCGGTTCCTGACGGATTTCCTCAGCGGGGACACTTATTTCCGCATCCATCGGCCAGCCCACAATCTCGACCGCTGCCGGACGCAATTCAAACTGGTTGAGTCGATCGAACGGCACGAAGAGGCAATGCAAAATTACGCGGACCGGCTTTAA